A stretch of the Pseudomonas helvetica genome encodes the following:
- a CDS encoding type II toxin-antitoxin system MqsA family antitoxin, translated as MKTRQCFSCGTQDGMQHFDGRSFTIDFRQLTRQVHDISGWECQACSEIEFDDGSAERYSDASDQLLEDSRQLMAAEMKRIRRKLHLTQKEAVKLLSGGGHNAFSRYERGEIAPPQPLFMLMRLLDRHPHLMAEVQSLNEGQDLRQRLEMRDQEHEGVTPP; from the coding sequence ATGAAAACACGGCAATGCTTCAGCTGCGGTACCCAGGACGGGATGCAGCATTTCGACGGGCGAAGCTTCACCATCGACTTCAGACAGTTGACGCGTCAGGTGCACGATATTTCCGGATGGGAATGCCAAGCCTGTAGTGAAATCGAATTCGACGACGGCAGTGCAGAACGTTACTCCGATGCGAGTGATCAATTGCTCGAGGACTCCCGGCAGCTCATGGCAGCCGAGATGAAACGCATCCGCCGCAAACTGCACCTTACGCAAAAAGAGGCAGTGAAATTGCTGTCAGGCGGTGGGCACAATGCCTTTTCCCGCTACGAGCGTGGCGAAATCGCTCCTCCTCAGCCGCTGTTCATGCTGATGCGCCTGCTTGATCGTCACCCTCACCTGATGGCTGAAGTGCAATCACTGAATGAAGGTCAGGATCTGCGCCAACGGCTGGAAATGAGGGATCAAGAACACGAAGGTGTTACCCCGCCTTAA
- a CDS encoding amino acid ABC transporter ATP-binding protein: MSEAIKQPVSPEGIIQMQGVNKWYGQFHVLKDINLNVKQGERIVLCGPSGSGKSTTIRCLNRLEEHQQGRIVVDGVELTNDLKQIEAIRREVGMVFQHFNLFPHLTILQNCTLAPMWVRKMPKRKAEEIAMHYLERVRIPEQAHKYPGQLSGGQQQRVAIARALCMKPKIMLFDEPTSALDPEMVKEVLDTMIGLAEDGMTMLCVTHEMGFARTVANRVIFMDKGEIVEQAAPNDFFDNPQNERTKLFLSQILH, from the coding sequence ATGAGTGAAGCGATCAAACAGCCTGTGAGCCCTGAAGGCATTATTCAGATGCAGGGCGTGAACAAGTGGTACGGCCAGTTCCACGTATTGAAAGACATCAACCTGAACGTCAAGCAAGGCGAGCGTATCGTTCTGTGCGGGCCGTCCGGTTCGGGCAAGTCGACCACCATTCGCTGTCTCAACCGTCTGGAAGAGCACCAGCAGGGCCGCATCGTGGTCGATGGTGTAGAGCTGACCAACGACCTGAAACAGATCGAAGCGATTCGTCGCGAAGTCGGCATGGTGTTCCAGCACTTCAACCTGTTCCCGCACCTGACCATCCTGCAGAACTGCACGCTGGCACCGATGTGGGTGCGCAAGATGCCCAAGCGCAAGGCGGAAGAAATTGCCATGCATTACCTGGAACGCGTACGCATTCCAGAGCAGGCGCACAAGTATCCGGGGCAATTGTCCGGTGGTCAGCAACAGCGTGTGGCGATTGCCCGCGCGCTGTGCATGAAGCCGAAAATCATGCTGTTCGACGAACCGACTTCGGCACTCGATCCAGAGATGGTGAAAGAGGTTCTGGACACCATGATTGGTTTGGCCGAAGACGGCATGACCATGCTCTGCGTGACCCACGAAATGGGCTTCGCACGGACCGTGGCCAACCGCGTGATCTTCATGGACAAGGGCGAAATCGTCGAACAGGCTGCGCCGAACGACTTCTTCGACAATCCGCAGAACGAACGCACCAAGCTGTTCCTGAGCCAGATCCTGCATTGA
- the rhlB gene encoding ATP-dependent RNA helicase RhlB, with the protein MTVLKALKKMFGKSEAEQLAPSSSAPSHTPSSRTDGHQPGRTAAVAAPKHTPANTPAAEPVAEKPRSETPKPAQPRRERAPKPPVVAWKLEDFVVEPQEGKTRFHDFKLAPELMHAIQDLGFPYCTPIQAQVLGFTLAGKDAIGRAQTGTGKTAAFLISIITQLLQTPPPKERYMGEPRALIIAPTRELVVQIAKDAADLTKYTGLNVMTFVGGMDFDKQLKHLEARHCDILVATPGRLLDFNQRGDVHLDMVEVMVLDEADRMLDMGFIPQVRQIIRQTPPKSERQTLLFSATFTEDVMNLAKQWTTDPSIVEIESENVASENVEQHIYAVAGADKYKLLYNLITDNGWERVMVFANRKDEVRRIEERLVRDGVNAAQLSGDVPQHKRIKTLEGFREGKIRVLVATDVAGRGIHIDGISHVINFTLPEVPDDYVHRIGRTGRAGAEGVSISFAGEDDSYQLPSIEALLGRKISCETPPTHLLRAVERKRP; encoded by the coding sequence ATGACCGTGCTCAAAGCACTCAAGAAAATGTTCGGTAAAAGCGAGGCTGAGCAGCTCGCGCCCAGCTCCAGCGCACCTTCCCACACACCCAGCAGCCGCACCGACGGTCATCAGCCTGGCCGGACCGCAGCTGTCGCGGCACCGAAACATACGCCCGCGAACACACCGGCTGCCGAGCCTGTTGCGGAAAAACCGCGCAGCGAAACGCCAAAACCTGCGCAACCGCGCCGCGAACGTGCGCCGAAACCGCCCGTAGTCGCCTGGAAACTCGAAGATTTCGTCGTAGAGCCCCAGGAAGGCAAAACCCGCTTCCATGATTTCAAGTTGGCCCCGGAACTGATGCACGCCATCCAGGACCTGGGTTTCCCGTACTGCACACCGATCCAGGCGCAAGTATTGGGTTTTACCCTGGCCGGCAAAGACGCCATCGGTCGCGCCCAGACCGGCACCGGCAAAACCGCCGCATTCCTGATCTCGATCATCACCCAGCTGCTGCAAACCCCGCCGCCAAAAGAGCGCTACATGGGCGAGCCACGGGCGCTGATCATTGCACCGACCCGTGAACTGGTGGTGCAGATCGCCAAGGATGCGGCCGACCTGACCAAGTACACCGGTCTCAACGTCATGACCTTCGTTGGCGGCATGGACTTCGACAAGCAACTCAAGCACCTCGAAGCCCGCCACTGCGACATCCTCGTTGCGACCCCGGGCCGCCTGCTGGACTTCAACCAGCGCGGCGACGTGCACCTGGACATGGTCGAAGTGATGGTGCTCGACGAAGCCGACCGGATGCTCGACATGGGTTTCATCCCACAAGTGCGTCAGATCATTCGCCAGACCCCACCGAAAAGCGAACGTCAGACCCTGCTGTTCTCCGCCACCTTCACCGAAGACGTGATGAACCTGGCCAAGCAATGGACCACCGACCCGTCCATCGTTGAAATCGAATCCGAGAACGTTGCCAGCGAAAACGTCGAACAGCACATCTACGCCGTTGCCGGCGCCGATAAATACAAGCTGCTCTACAACCTGATCACCGACAACGGCTGGGAACGGGTGATGGTCTTCGCCAACCGCAAGGATGAAGTGCGGCGCATCGAAGAACGCCTGGTACGAGACGGCGTCAACGCGGCCCAACTGTCGGGTGACGTTCCGCAGCACAAGCGTATCAAGACCCTGGAAGGATTCCGCGAAGGCAAGATCCGCGTGCTGGTGGCCACCGATGTTGCCGGTCGCGGGATTCACATCGACGGTATCAGCCACGTGATCAACTTCACCCTGCCGGAAGTGCCAGACGATTACGTACACCGCATCGGTCGTACCGGTCGTGCTGGCGCCGAGGGCGTGTCCATCAGCTTTGCCGGTGAAGACGACTCCTACCAGCTACCGTCCATCGAGGCGTTGCTGGGTCGCAAGATCAGTTGTGAAACCCCGCCGACTCATCTGTTGCGAGCGGTTGAACGCAAACGCCCTTAA
- a CDS encoding GIY-YIG nuclease family protein, protein MNTLSEVSVSDPATPPAQSKPWFVYLVRAANGSLYCGISDDPVRRFATHQSGKGARFFLSSPAVALVYTEACRDKSEALRQERLIKKLKKSAKECLVASASAGLSI, encoded by the coding sequence GTGAACACCTTGAGCGAAGTCTCCGTCAGCGACCCTGCAACCCCACCCGCGCAGAGCAAACCCTGGTTCGTCTATCTGGTTCGTGCGGCCAACGGTTCGCTGTACTGCGGGATCAGTGACGACCCTGTCCGGCGTTTTGCCACTCATCAAAGCGGTAAAGGTGCGCGTTTCTTCCTCTCAAGCCCGGCTGTTGCCTTGGTGTACACCGAAGCCTGCCGCGATAAAAGCGAAGCACTGCGTCAGGAACGCCTGATCAAAAAACTCAAGAAAAGCGCCAAGGAATGTCTGGTGGCGAGCGCCTCTGCGGGTTTATCAATCTGA
- a CDS encoding amino acid ABC transporter permease: MQNSIGAPKQRLSLSDPRVRAWLFQIITIVAVISMGWYLFNNTQTNLQHRGITSGFSFLERSAGFGIAQHLIDYTESDSYARVFVIGLLNTLLVTFIGVILATILGFIVGVARLSKNWIINKLATVYVETFRNIPPLLQILFWYFAVFLTMPGPRNSHNFADTFFVSSRGLNMPAAQMANGFWAFVISIVVAIVAIVLMCRWANKRFEATGVPFHKFWVGLALFLLIPALCALIFGVPLHWEMPKLQGFNFVGGWVLIPELLALTLALTVYTAAFIAEIVRSGINSVSHGQTEAARSLGLRNGPTLRKVIIPQALRVIIPPLTSQYLNLAKNSSLAAGIGYPEMVSLFAGTVLNQTGQAIEVIAITMSVYLAISISISLLMNWYNKRIALIER; the protein is encoded by the coding sequence ATGCAAAATTCAATCGGCGCACCAAAGCAGAGGCTCAGCCTCAGCGATCCGCGAGTGCGTGCGTGGCTGTTTCAGATCATCACGATTGTCGCGGTGATCTCGATGGGTTGGTACCTGTTCAACAACACTCAAACCAACTTGCAACACCGGGGCATTACCTCCGGTTTCAGCTTTCTGGAGCGCAGCGCCGGGTTCGGCATCGCGCAACACCTGATTGACTACACCGAATCGGACAGCTATGCCCGGGTGTTTGTCATCGGCTTGCTCAACACCTTGCTGGTGACCTTTATCGGCGTGATCCTGGCGACGATTCTGGGGTTCATCGTTGGCGTGGCACGGCTGTCGAAGAACTGGATCATCAACAAGCTGGCAACAGTTTACGTTGAGACTTTCCGTAACATTCCGCCGCTGCTGCAAATCCTGTTCTGGTACTTTGCGGTGTTCCTGACCATGCCAGGGCCACGCAATAGCCATAACTTCGCCGACACCTTCTTTGTCAGCAGCCGCGGCCTGAACATGCCGGCCGCGCAGATGGCCAACGGGTTCTGGGCGTTTGTGATCAGCATCGTAGTGGCGATCGTCGCCATCGTGCTGATGTGCCGTTGGGCCAACAAGCGTTTTGAAGCGACCGGCGTGCCGTTCCACAAGTTCTGGGTCGGCCTGGCACTGTTTCTGCTGATTCCAGCCTTGTGCGCGCTGATCTTCGGTGTGCCACTGCATTGGGAAATGCCGAAGCTGCAAGGCTTCAACTTTGTCGGCGGCTGGGTGCTGATTCCGGAACTGCTGGCCCTGACCCTGGCCCTGACGGTGTACACCGCGGCGTTCATCGCCGAGATCGTGCGTTCCGGGATCAACTCGGTCAGCCACGGTCAGACCGAAGCGGCACGTTCGCTGGGGCTGCGCAACGGCCCAACCCTGCGCAAGGTCATCATCCCGCAAGCCCTGCGGGTGATCATTCCGCCGCTGACCAGCCAATACCTGAACCTGGCGAAGAACTCCTCGCTGGCCGCCGGTATCGGTTACCCGGAAATGGTTTCGCTGTTTGCCGGCACGGTGCTGAACCAGACCGGGCAAGCGATCGAAGTCATCGCCATCACCATGAGCGTGTACCTGGCGATCAGTATCAGCATTTCCCTGCTGATGAACTGGTACAACAAGCGCATTGCGCTGATCGAGCGGTGA
- a CDS encoding nuclear transport factor 2 family protein has protein sequence MSDANRALITQFYQAFQRLDAEAMSACYTDDVVFSDPAFGELRGRDAGDMWRMLTTRAKDFSLTFDNVRADERTGGAHWVATYLFSQTGNTVVNDIQARFVFRDGKICEHHDHFDLWRWSRQALGFKGLLLGWTPLVGNAVRAQALKGLKAFQASR, from the coding sequence ATGAGTGATGCCAACCGCGCCTTGATCACCCAGTTCTATCAAGCCTTCCAGCGGCTGGATGCCGAGGCCATGAGCGCCTGCTACACCGACGACGTGGTGTTCAGTGATCCGGCGTTCGGCGAACTGCGTGGGCGCGATGCCGGCGACATGTGGCGCATGCTCACGACTCGCGCCAAAGACTTTTCCCTGACCTTCGATAACGTCCGCGCCGATGAGCGTACGGGCGGTGCGCATTGGGTGGCGACCTACCTGTTCAGCCAGACCGGCAACACGGTGGTCAACGACATTCAGGCGCGATTTGTTTTCCGTGACGGCAAGATCTGCGAGCACCACGACCATTTCGATCTGTGGCGCTGGTCGCGTCAGGCATTGGGTTTCAAAGGTCTGTTGCTGGGCTGGACACCATTGGTGGGCAACGCTGTGCGCGCACAGGCCTTGAAAGGCTTGAAGGCGTTCCAGGCCAGTCGCTGA
- a CDS encoding CynX/NimT family MFS transporter: MNLETENLMSSQQANTSSTTQLKRTAELEELLIDAEADDEQVQQSHPVLRRPWLLLLGLILVALNLRPALSSMAPLLSDVSKSLGLSAAQAGLLTTLPVLCLGLFAPLAPLLARRFGAERVVLGILLALAGGIILRSSFGEIGLFAGSILAGASIGVIGVLLPGIVKRDFAKHAGTMTGVYTMALCLGAAMAAGATVPLSQHFDESWALGLGFWVIPALVAAMFWLPQVGQKHGAHNVAYRVRGLLRDPLAWQVTLYMGLQSSLAYIVFGWLPSILIGRGLTPTQAGLVLSGSVIIQLASSLAAPWLATRGKDQRLAIVVVMLLTLGGLFGCLYAPIEGLWGWAILLGLGQGGTFSLALTLIVLRSRDAHVAANLSSMAQGFGYTLASMGPFAVGLVHDWTGGWTALGWIFGVIGLGAIIAGLGAGRSLYVQVESERV; encoded by the coding sequence ATGAACCTTGAAACCGAGAACCTCATGTCCAGCCAGCAGGCGAATACCAGCAGCACGACCCAACTCAAACGCACGGCTGAGCTCGAAGAGCTGTTGATCGATGCCGAGGCTGATGACGAACAGGTCCAGCAAAGCCATCCGGTTTTACGTCGTCCGTGGTTGTTGTTGCTGGGACTGATTCTGGTGGCGCTGAACCTGCGCCCGGCGCTGTCGAGCATGGCGCCGCTGCTCAGCGATGTGTCGAAAAGTCTCGGGCTGTCGGCGGCCCAGGCCGGTTTGCTGACCACCTTGCCGGTGCTTTGCCTTGGGCTGTTCGCGCCGCTGGCACCGCTGCTGGCGCGGCGCTTTGGCGCCGAGCGAGTGGTGCTGGGGATTTTGCTGGCGCTGGCTGGCGGGATCATTCTGCGCAGTTCGTTCGGTGAGATCGGACTGTTCGCCGGCAGCATTCTGGCCGGCGCGAGCATTGGCGTGATCGGTGTGCTGCTACCGGGCATCGTCAAACGTGATTTTGCCAAACACGCGGGCACCATGACCGGCGTTTACACCATGGCCCTGTGCCTTGGCGCGGCCATGGCGGCCGGTGCGACGGTGCCTTTGAGCCAGCATTTCGACGAAAGCTGGGCGCTGGGCCTGGGCTTCTGGGTGATCCCGGCGCTGGTCGCGGCGATGTTCTGGTTGCCGCAAGTTGGCCAGAAACACGGCGCGCACAATGTGGCGTATCGGGTGCGCGGTTTGCTGCGTGATCCGCTGGCCTGGCAAGTGACCCTTTACATGGGCCTGCAATCCTCGCTGGCCTACATTGTCTTCGGTTGGTTGCCGTCGATCCTGATCGGCCGTGGCCTGACCCCGACCCAGGCCGGGCTGGTGCTGTCCGGTTCGGTGATCATCCAGTTGGCCAGCTCATTGGCCGCGCCTTGGCTGGCGACTCGCGGCAAGGATCAGCGACTGGCGATCGTCGTCGTCATGCTCCTGACCCTCGGCGGTCTGTTCGGCTGCCTCTATGCGCCGATCGAAGGCCTGTGGGGCTGGGCGATTCTGCTCGGACTGGGGCAGGGCGGTACGTTCAGCCTGGCGCTGACCCTGATCGTGCTGCGTTCGCGCGATGCCCATGTGGCGGCCAACCTGTCGAGCATGGCCCAGGGGTTCGGCTATACGTTGGCCTCAATGGGACCTTTTGCGGTCGGTTTGGTACATGACTGGACCGGCGGCTGGACCGCGCTGGGCTGGATCTTCGGGGTTATTGGCCTCGGCGCGATCATCGCCGGTCTCGGTGCCGGGCGTTCGCTGTACGTACAGGTCGAAAGCGAACGCGTTTGA
- a CDS encoding alpha/beta hydrolase, whose translation MTEPLILQPSKPVDACVIWLHGLGADRYDFLPVAEALQESLLTTRFVLPQAPTRAVTINGGYEMPSWYDIKAMSPARSINHEELEVSAQTVITLIEEQRASGIDASRIFLAGFSQGGAVVLHSAFLKWQGPLGGVLALSTYAPTFSDELELSASQQRIPVLCLHGQYDDVVQNSMGRSAYEHLKTRGVTATWQEYPMGHEVLPEEIRDIGVWLADRLR comes from the coding sequence ATGACCGAGCCCTTGATTCTTCAGCCCAGCAAGCCTGTCGATGCCTGCGTTATATGGCTGCACGGCCTGGGCGCCGACCGCTATGACTTCCTGCCGGTGGCCGAAGCCCTGCAGGAAAGCCTGTTGACCACCCGCTTCGTCCTGCCCCAGGCGCCAACCCGCGCAGTGACCATCAACGGTGGTTACGAGATGCCGAGCTGGTACGACATCAAGGCCATGAGCCCCGCCCGGAGCATCAATCACGAAGAGCTGGAGGTGTCGGCCCAAACCGTCATAACGCTGATCGAAGAGCAGCGAGCCAGCGGAATAGACGCCTCGCGGATATTTCTTGCAGGGTTTTCCCAAGGCGGCGCCGTCGTGCTGCACAGCGCTTTCCTGAAATGGCAGGGACCGCTGGGTGGCGTACTTGCCCTCTCTACCTATGCGCCGACATTCAGCGATGAACTGGAGCTTTCAGCCAGCCAACAGCGGATCCCGGTGCTGTGCCTGCATGGCCAATACGACGATGTCGTGCAGAACTCCATGGGACGCAGTGCGTACGAGCATTTGAAGACCCGTGGTGTCACCGCGACATGGCAGGAATACCCAATGGGTCACGAAGTGTTACCCGAAGAAATTCGTGATATTGGCGTCTGGCTCGCGGATCGCTTGCGCTAA
- a CDS encoding glutathione S-transferase family protein, with protein MPELILHHYPTSPFAEKTRLLLGFKGLSWRSVMIPRMMPKPDLTALTGGYRKTPVLQIGADIYCDTALIARRLEQEKASPALFPEGREMITASFAAWADSVVFQHAVSLVFQPESVAVRFAKLSPEAIKAFVADRAGLFSGGSATRLSAEQARHQWPTIMARLEQQLQREDGDYLFGEPSIADFAMAHPLWFLKDTPVTAPLVDVYPAVSAWLVRVMGFGHGAFSEMTSEEALEVSRHSTPAALPDEQFDEPNGFKAGQQVVIAATDYGVDPVVGELLFAGREELILRREDERGGLVHVHFPRFGFRIEAR; from the coding sequence ATGCCAGAGTTGATTCTTCACCATTACCCAACTTCCCCCTTTGCAGAAAAAACCCGACTGTTGCTCGGTTTCAAAGGCTTGTCCTGGCGTTCCGTGATGATCCCGCGAATGATGCCAAAACCCGATTTGACCGCACTGACCGGTGGTTACCGCAAGACCCCAGTGTTGCAGATTGGCGCCGATATCTACTGCGACACAGCGTTGATTGCCCGCCGTCTGGAACAGGAAAAGGCTTCGCCTGCATTGTTTCCGGAGGGTCGGGAGATGATCACTGCGAGCTTTGCCGCCTGGGCTGATTCGGTGGTGTTTCAGCATGCGGTGAGCCTGGTGTTCCAGCCAGAATCGGTGGCGGTGCGTTTTGCCAAGTTGTCTCCAGAAGCGATCAAGGCATTTGTCGCTGACCGTGCCGGGTTGTTCAGCGGTGGCAGCGCTACGCGGTTGTCGGCCGAGCAGGCCAGGCATCAATGGCCGACGATCATGGCGCGGCTTGAGCAGCAATTGCAGCGCGAGGACGGTGATTACCTGTTTGGTGAACCTTCGATTGCCGACTTCGCCATGGCTCACCCGTTGTGGTTCCTCAAGGACACACCGGTGACGGCACCGTTGGTCGATGTTTATCCGGCGGTGTCGGCATGGCTGGTTCGGGTCATGGGCTTCGGGCATGGTGCATTCAGCGAAATGACCTCTGAAGAGGCGCTGGAGGTTTCGCGTCATTCAACACCAGCGGCTTTGCCGGATGAGCAATTCGATGAACCAAACGGCTTCAAGGCCGGCCAGCAAGTAGTCATTGCGGCGACTGACTATGGCGTTGATCCGGTCGTAGGTGAGTTGCTGTTTGCTGGGCGCGAAGAACTGATCCTGCGCCGCGAAGATGAGCGGGGCGGGCTGGTGCATGTGCACTTCCCGCGGTTTGGCTTTCGCATCGAGGCACGCTGA
- a CDS encoding amino acid ABC transporter substrate-binding protein, whose protein sequence is MKMLKSTLAVVTAAAVLGVSGFAQAGATLDAVQKKGFVQCGVSDGLPGFSVPDSTGKIVGIDADYCRAVAAAVFGDATKVKFSQLNAKERFTALQSGEIDMLSRNSTMTSSRDAGMGLKFPGFITYYDGVGFLANSKLGVKSAKELDGATICIQAGTTTELNVSDYFRANGLKYTPITFDTSDESAKSLESGRCDVLTSDKSQLYAQRSKLASPKDYVVLPETISKEPLGPVVRNGDDEWLAIVRWVGYAMLNAEEAGITSKNVEAEAKSTKNPDVARLLGTDGEYGKDLKLPKDWVVKIVKQVGNYGEVFEKNLGKSTPLEIDRGLNALWTNGGIQYAPPVR, encoded by the coding sequence ATGAAGATGTTGAAATCCACCCTGGCAGTCGTGACTGCGGCCGCAGTACTCGGTGTCAGTGGGTTCGCTCAGGCGGGTGCAACCCTGGATGCGGTGCAGAAGAAAGGCTTTGTGCAATGTGGCGTGAGCGACGGTTTGCCAGGTTTTTCGGTTCCGGACTCCACCGGCAAGATCGTCGGTATCGATGCTGATTACTGCCGCGCCGTTGCCGCTGCCGTATTCGGCGACGCGACCAAGGTGAAATTCAGCCAGTTGAATGCCAAGGAGCGTTTCACCGCGCTTCAATCCGGCGAAATCGACATGCTGTCGCGTAACTCCACCATGACCAGTTCCCGTGACGCGGGCATGGGCCTGAAGTTTCCTGGCTTCATTACTTATTACGACGGCGTAGGCTTCCTGGCCAACAGCAAGCTGGGCGTGAAAAGTGCCAAGGAACTGGATGGTGCGACCATCTGTATTCAAGCCGGTACCACCACCGAGCTGAACGTGTCCGACTACTTCCGTGCCAACGGCCTGAAGTACACCCCGATTACTTTCGACACCTCCGATGAAAGCGCCAAGTCGCTGGAATCCGGTCGTTGCGACGTGCTGACCTCCGACAAGTCCCAGTTGTATGCACAGCGCAGCAAACTGGCTTCGCCTAAAGATTACGTAGTTCTGCCGGAAACCATCTCCAAAGAGCCTCTGGGTCCAGTCGTACGTAACGGCGACGATGAGTGGCTGGCGATTGTTCGTTGGGTTGGCTACGCCATGCTCAACGCCGAAGAGGCCGGTATCACCTCGAAAAACGTCGAGGCTGAAGCCAAGTCGACCAAGAACCCGGACGTTGCCCGTCTGCTGGGCACTGACGGTGAGTACGGTAAAGATCTGAAGCTGCCGAAAGACTGGGTGGTGAAAATCGTCAAGCAGGTCGGTAACTACGGCGAAGTCTTCGAGAAAAACCTCGGCAAGAGCACTCCGCTGGAAATCGACCGTGGCCTGAATGCGCTGTGGACCAACGGCGGCATTCAATACGCACCACCAGTGCGCTGA
- a CDS encoding amino acid ABC transporter permease, translating to MTTHIFKPDMPPPGTRIGILAWMREHMFSSWINTLLTLFAFYLIYLVVPPILHWAILDANWVGTTRADCTKEGACWVFIQQRFGQFMYGYYPPELRWRVDLTVWLAVIGVAPLFISRFPRKAVYGLSFLVLYPIVAYILLHGDILGLTNVATSQWGGLMLTLVIATVGIVGALPLGIMLALGRRSNMPAIRVVCVTFIEFWRGVPLITVLFMSSVMLPLFLPEGMNFDKLLRALIGVILFQSAYVAEVVRGGLQAIPKGQYEAAAAMGLGYWRSMGLVILPQALKLVIPGIVNTFIALFKDTSLVIIIGLFDLLNSVKQAAADPKWLGMATEGYVFAALVFWIFCFGMSRYSMHLERKLDTGHKR from the coding sequence ATGACGACTCATATTTTCAAACCTGACATGCCACCGCCAGGCACCAGAATCGGTATCTTGGCGTGGATGCGCGAGCACATGTTTTCCAGTTGGATCAACACGCTGCTCACGCTGTTCGCGTTCTACCTGATTTATCTGGTAGTGCCGCCGATCCTGCACTGGGCGATTCTGGATGCCAACTGGGTGGGCACCACGCGCGCCGACTGCACCAAGGAAGGCGCTTGCTGGGTGTTCATTCAGCAGCGTTTTGGCCAGTTCATGTACGGGTATTACCCGCCTGAACTGCGCTGGCGTGTCGACCTGACCGTGTGGTTGGCGGTCATTGGCGTGGCACCGTTGTTCATCTCGCGCTTCCCGCGTAAAGCGGTGTACGGGCTGAGCTTTCTGGTGCTCTATCCGATCGTTGCCTACATCCTGCTGCACGGTGACATTCTTGGCCTGACCAACGTTGCAACCAGTCAATGGGGCGGCCTGATGCTGACCCTGGTGATCGCCACGGTCGGTATTGTCGGTGCGTTGCCGCTGGGGATCATGCTGGCGCTGGGGCGTCGCTCGAACATGCCGGCGATTCGTGTGGTCTGCGTGACCTTCATCGAGTTCTGGCGCGGCGTGCCGTTGATCACGGTGCTGTTCATGTCCTCGGTGATGCTGCCGTTGTTCCTGCCAGAGGGCATGAACTTCGACAAGCTGCTGCGGGCCTTGATCGGGGTGATCCTGTTCCAGTCGGCCTACGTGGCCGAAGTGGTGCGCGGTGGTCTGCAAGCGATTCCCAAAGGTCAGTACGAAGCCGCAGCCGCGATGGGGCTCGGTTACTGGCGTAGCATGGGCCTGGTGATTCTGCCGCAAGCCCTGAAGCTGGTGATTCCGGGCATCGTCAACACCTTCATTGCGCTGTTCAAGGACACGAGCCTGGTGATCATCATCGGCCTGTTCGACTTGCTCAACAGCGTCAAGCAAGCCGCTGCCGACCCGAAATGGCTGGGCATGGCCACTGAAGGCTATGTATTCGCGGCCCTGGTGTTCTGGATTTTCTGTTTTGGTATGTCCCGCTATTCCATGCATTTGGAACGCAAGCTGGACACTGGCCACAAGCGTTAG
- a CDS encoding FadR/GntR family transcriptional regulator, with translation MTDTSPLVKRSLVDQALEQLRLRINNGTWSVGQRLPTEPELATELGISRNTVREAMRVLAFSGLIEIRQGDGSYLRAVVDPLDTMKALSRCSHEQARETRHILEVEAIGLAALRRTDEDLIALREALGVSGSHYHGDLDSYIACDLVFHRRLVDAAHNPTLSELYRYFSSIIGAQLRQTLNITPRRQEVFDLHIELLDAVEQRDPERAKAISRQLINEP, from the coding sequence ATGACAGACACATCCCCACTGGTTAAGCGTTCTCTGGTCGATCAGGCCCTAGAACAGTTGCGCCTGCGCATCAACAACGGCACCTGGTCAGTCGGCCAGCGCCTGCCCACTGAACCTGAGCTGGCGACCGAGCTGGGTATCAGCCGCAACACCGTGCGCGAAGCCATGCGGGTGTTGGCGTTTTCCGGCTTGATCGAGATCCGGCAGGGCGACGGCAGTTACCTGCGGGCGGTTGTCGACCCGCTCGACACGATGAAAGCCTTGTCCCGCTGCTCCCACGAACAGGCCCGGGAAACCCGACACATCCTCGAGGTCGAGGCCATCGGTCTGGCGGCGTTGCGTCGTACCGATGAAGACCTCATCGCACTGCGTGAAGCCCTGGGTGTCAGCGGCAGTCACTACCACGGCGATCTCGATAGCTACATTGCCTGCGACCTGGTGTTCCACCGGCGTTTGGTGGACGCCGCGCATAACCCGACGCTTAGCGAGTTGTATCGCTATTTCTCCAGCATCATCGGCGCGCAACTGCGCCAGACCCTCAACATCACTCCCAGACGTCAGGAGGTGTTCGATCTGCATATCGAACTGCTCGATGCCGTTGAGCAGCGCGATCCGGAACGGGCCAAAGCCATTTCCAGGCAGTTGATCAATGAACCTTGA